TCGTCGTATACCACGGGGTTGAAACTGGGCGTGGACGAGCGCGGCGAGTGGTGGGTGCTGGATATTGCCCGCACGCGCTCGCTGTGGCCGCAGACGCGCGAGATGGCACGGCAAACGCTGCTGAAGGACGGCCCCAGCGTGGTGCAGGGTATTGAGAACGTAGGCTTCCAGCGGGCCGCTTACGACGACCTGCGGTCGCTGGCGCCGGAAGGATACAAGATTCGCAGGGTGAAGGTCGTTGGCGACAAGGCATCGCGGACGGTGTATTTTTCGGGGCCGTTGGCGGCAGGGAAGATCCATGTACTGCGAAGACCGTGGACGCAGGCGTTTCTGGACGAGTTACGTGAGTTCCCGCATGGAGCGAACGATGACCAAGTGGATGCGCTTTCGGGAGCGGCGTATATGTTACGGCGGCAAACGCCCCAAAAGGCACGCAGCCGCTCATGGGCATGATGGAGGACTTGAGGATGGCAGACACAATGGCGCTTCTTGACCGTGCTGTAGCCGCCCTGCGAACTCAGGGGCGGAGGCAGCGGGCATATTGGGAATACTACGAGGGTGACCAGCCATTGCTCTACGTCACCGAATCGGTGCGCAACTATTTCCGCTCACGGGCGCGAAGCCAGTTGCGGTTTGTGGAGAACTGGGTTTCTGTGGTGGTGGCTTCGGTGCTGGAACGCATCCACCTGCAGGCGTTGCACCACACCAACCCCAAGGTAGACGCGGTGCTGCAGCGCTTGCTGGCAGAGGGCGATGTTGTGGGGCTTTCCTATGATGTGCACGAGCAGGCGCTGGCCACAGGTGAGGCGTATCTCATTGTATGGCCTTCCCTGACGGATATGCAGCAGCGGATGCCCAGGCCGTTCTTCCAGGTTCCCGGCAGCGTCGTGGCGCTGGTTGACAATGAGGATGCAACTCGCATGGTTGCAGCAGCGAAGTGGTGGAAAGATAGCGAAGGGTTCGTGCGGCTTACGCTTTACACGCCAGAGGCGCTGTACCGCTATCGCAGTCGGGCCAGGGCTGCAGGGAGCGATTCGGGCGAGGACATTACCGACGCGAGGGCATTCGCACCTTATGGCACCGAGACAGCCCCGGCAGTGGAAGCCAATCCGACCGGGCGGTTGCCAGTGGTGCGGTTTCAGACCCACAAGGCGGCGGCAACGCCGGAGTATCTGAAAGCAGCGCCAGCGCAAGACATGCTGAACAAGACGCTGGCTGACCAAATGGTGACTGGCGAATGGGGTGCGTTCCCGCAGCGGTATATCGTGACGAATGCTGACCTCTCGCAGTTGGAGAGCAAGCCTGCCGGGTTGTGGGAGATACCGGCGGGCGTCGAGGGCGTCGAGCCCACGAAAGTTGGGCAGTTCGACCCCGCAGATTTGAGCAATTACACGAAGGTAATTGAGCATTTCGTAGCGGCAATTGCAGCAATCAGCCGTGTGCCTTCCTACTACCTGCGAGCGGGCGGGGAGACGCCCTCGGGTGAAGCGTTGCGGTTGATGGATTCGGTTTTAGTGCACCGAGCGAAGGCGCGGATGGCAGCGTTTGCGCCCGCATGGAAACAAGTGGCGCGGTTGATGCTGGCGTTTGAGGGCGTACAGGCTGACCTGGCCGATTTGCAGGTTGAATTTGCTGACCCCGCCGTGACATTCCCCGACAAGGTGGCCGATGCGCGGGCGAAGAACCGGCAGGCCGGGATGCCATTGACCTCCATTTTGCGGGAGGAGGGCAAGCCTGAGGCATTCATCAGGCAGGTGCAAGACGACCTGTTGGAAGAGCGACAAGAAGCGAGCCTCGAAGCCGGGCTGGCGCAGTTACTGGCCGGGCGAGCGGAGTGAGTGCGATGTCTGATTTGGCTAATTTGCTCAAGGTTTTCAAACGCACCCACGGGGCTATTGTCACGGACTCCGAGAACACCGAGGATGCGTTGCTGAAACTGCTGTATGAGGTGATGCGGACGCACTCGGTACATTCGGTGGTGGATGCGTTTGCGCGCAACCCGCAGCGGTACGCGGGCGATCTGCGAAATGTGCTTCGCGAGGTGCAGGCGGCGTACATCCCTGCCTCGGAAGAGGTGGTCAAAGTTTCGTGCGAGAAGGCCGCGGAGCACCACACGACATGGCTCAAGTTTCTGGCGGCGGCGTTTGGCGTGGAACTGGCGCTGCAGGCGCTGGATGCCAATGAGCTGTTCAGTCAATACTCAGCAGCAGCGCACGGGCTACCTGATGCGGCAATGGCGGTCAGCGTGGAAGCACTCAATGGGGAGGCGCCGACGGCCATTCGGTCGTTCGTGATGCGAACGATGGCAAAGTTGGGGCTTTCCAGCCGCACGGCATACCGCACGATTTTGATGGAGACCCTGCGCAAGTCTAACCTGCGGGCTTACAGGCACATCCCCGGCATCAAGGGGTACCGGCGGGTGGCTTCCAAATCGCCGCGCACATGCGCAGCGTGCATTGCACTGGACGGGAAGTTCTACGAGACCGATGTGTTGATGGAAGAACACCCGAACGGGCGGTGCCAGTTGGTGCCGGTGACGGAGGCCTACGACCCGCAATGGGAGCCTGCCTGGAAGTGGCTGGAAAGCCAGCCGGAGGACGTGCAGCGCAAGGTGTTGGGGCCTTCGCGCCTGGCGGCGTTGAAGTGCGGCGACCTGTCGTGGAGCGACATGGCGGTGACGCAAGTTGCTGACGATGGGCGTGTGAGTTTATCGGTCGTACGCGTCCGAGATATTGGGCGCTGACACAAATTCCTGGAGGTGGCGAGATGCCTGAGAACACGAATGATGCTGGCAACCAGACCGAGACGGGCGGCGGTCAGCAGACTGTAAACGCAGAATCTTTCGAAGCGTGGCTGGAAGCGCAGCCGGAGGAAGTACGCGCGCTCTATGATGCGCACATTCAGCGCCTGAAGGGTGCGCTGAACAGCGAACGCGAGATGCGTTCCCGACTGGAGAAGCAGTTGAAGCGCATTGCGAAGGGCGAGGAAATTCCTGATGCTGTGCGGCAGCAAATCGAGGAGCTCACGACGAAGCTCTCTGCAGCGTCGCGGCGCGCGGCTTTTATGGCCAAGGCCACAGAGCACGGTGCGATGTATCCTGACCTGCTCTACGCGGCGGTGGCAGAGAAACTTCAGGATGATGCAGACCTCAGCGACCCAACATTGTGGGAGGGGTTGCGGAAGAAATATCCGCCGCTGTTCCGCCCAGCCAGCGGCGTGGTCAGCAATGGCGACGCCGGTGCCGGTGGTGACGAACCTCCCGCTCCAAAAAAGTCTTTTGACGACGTGATTCGCAAACTTGCCCGCGGATAACGGGCAAAAGGCCAATTTTCAAGGAGGTTGATCATGGCCTATAACGATGCTATTACCCGTACCGATGCCGATGCGCTCATTGAAGAGAGCGTGGCAAACCAGATTTTCGAGAGCATGGCGACCGATTCCATGATTATGCGGCTGGGCACCCGCCTGGCTGACATGCCTGCCCATGTGCACCGTCTGCCGGTGCTTTCGCTGCTGCCGACCGCCTATTTCGTGAATGGCGACTCTGGCCTGAAGCAGACGACCAAGATGGCGTGGGAGAACAAGTACATCACCGCCGAAGAGATTGCTGCCATCATCCCGATTCCCGAAGCGGTCATCGACGACGCCAGTTACCCGATTTGGGACCAGGTGCGCCCGCAAGTGGCGGCAGCACTGGCCCGCGTGTTCGACAGCGCGGTGCTGTTTGGCGTGAACGCTCCCTCGACCTGGCCGGGCGGCCTGTTCCAGGGCACGGTTGACACCAGCCACGTGGTGAACCTCGGTGACATCACCACCGACCCGAAACTGTATACCGCCATTTTCGACGAAGGCGGCGTGCTGGCAAAGGTGGAAGACAGCGGCTATCTGGTCTCCGGGCACATTGGGGCAATCTCGCTGCGGGCAAAGCTGCGCGGCCTGCGCGACACCAACGGCAACCCGCTCTTCGTGCGGGCGATGCAGGAAGGTACGCGCTATGAGTTGGACGGTGAACCTATTGAGTTCCCGCGCAACGGCGCGTGGCTCACTTCGCTGACTTACAGCGGCAACACCTACACCAACCCGCTGCTAATTTCCGGCGATTTCACGCAATTGGTGTGGTCGTTCCGCCAGGGTTTGCGCTGGAAACTGCTTGACCAAGCCGTGATTCAGGACGGCAGCGGCAACATCATCTACAACCTGGCACAACAGGACATGGTTGCGCTGCGCGTGACCGTTCGGCTGGGCTGGCAGTTGCCGAACCCGGTGAATCCCGTGGACGGCAGCGCGAACCGCTACCCGTTTGCGGCGCTGGCTGAGTCTGTGGCTGCTGCTGCGTAGACGTTTTGAAACGAGTTGAGAGGTGAGACGTGGCCGACTGGACTGTTTCTGCTGATGACCTGGCCGCTGTGCGGCGGATGGTCGGGGAGCCCGACGATGTGGCTCCCTGGACGGATGACGTGCTTACGGGCATCATTGCGGGCTACCCCCTGCGGGACAGCAGCAACCATGAGCCGGGCGATGATGCGTGGGTGCCGACATTTGACTTGAACGCGGCAGCGGCAGAGGTGTGGGAACAAAAAGCGGCTGCGCTCACCTCTCAATATGATGCAACGGTGGACGGGACAACGGCGCGCAGGTCGCAGAAGTTCACCCACGCGCTGCGGATGGCGCAGTACTACCGAGCGCGGCGTAGTGCAAGGGTGACAGCCGTGACCACCGTGGGCGATGCAGCCACAGTGACGCCGGAGGAGGTAGGCGCAAGTGACGACGCTGATGCCTGAGAACGAGCGCACCGACCTGAAGAGCAGTGTGACCGACCTGTGGCCGTTTGTGTGTGATGTGTATGCGGCCAGCGTGGCCGATGATGCCAATGGCGGCGCGGGCATTACCTACCCCGAAAAGCTGGAACGCGTGCCATGCTCAGTATTGACCGGGCGGGCGCGAGAGAACAATGCAAGCACCGGCGGCGGGTCCGCTGTAGCCGTGCGTCAGGTGCGGGTGCGGCTGCCGGAGACCATGCTGGGGCTGGCGCCGCGTTCCCGCATTGTCGTGCGCCGTGAGGACGGCACGATGGTGACGACCTACGAAACACGCAGCGTACCCGTTCCTGGTGTGCTTTCGGTCTCGGTGGATGTGATGGATACTTCGGAGGCGTATCCAGATGGGTACACGTACTGAAGTGGACTTGAGCGAGTTTGAGGAACTGGTTGCGGCGTTACGCGGTGCAATGCCGAAAGCGGCGCATGGTGCTCTGCTGGGCGCGGCGGCTATTCCCGTTGGCGAAATTAAGTTGCGGATGGCGGCGGCCAAGCATGGGCGGCGTTACGGCGACCACATTGCTTCAGCGCCAGGGGAAGCACCGGCCATAGACATTGGCGAACTGGCGGGCAGCGTGCGCGTGCTGGGGGGCGCTCACAGCCCCATTGAGGCATGGGTCGAGTTTGGCTCAGATGTGCCACACGCGGTCTATACAGAGATGGGCACCTCGCGAATGGCGCCGCGCCCGTGGCTGGTTTCCACCACGATGGAGATGGAGGTGCGGCGGGCTATCAACCGCGCGTTTGCGCAGTCATTGCGGGCGCTTTTGCGCAGGTTTGGAGGCCAGTGATGGACTACGCGGGTGTGCTGGCGCAATGGCTGCGGGAACAGGCGGCGCTGCAAGCGCTGACATCGTGCGTGTATGCGCGGGTGCTGACCGCGGCGGCGCTGCGGAAATCTGACGCTTGCGTGGTGGTCAATGAACGGCCAGAGGTGGATGAGCCGACCTACGGCGACGCGGCGCTGGTGACGCACGTGGCCTTCGATGTGGATGTGTATGCCAATGATGCCGGGAAACTGGCGCAGATCGTGGATGAGGTGACGGCGCTGCTCAACGGGCAAGACGGCGTGGCGGCTTTCCAAGGTTTGTGGCTGACAAGCGCCGATGTGCCAGTTTTCTCGGATGTTTCTTTTCGGTTTCGTAAGCGCCTGAGTTTTCGGGGCGCACTCAAATGATGCAGACTGGAGGTTTTGACCATGACTGCGACTTATGCAACGATTCTCTCTGTGCAGGATGCCAATGATGCCAACACCTGGGTGCCCATTGCCAAGGTGCGCGACCTGAAAGGGCCAGGCTTGAAAGTGGACACCGAGGAAGTGACCACCAATGATTCCGGCGGCTGGAAGGAATACGAAGCCACGCTCATCGACGGCGGCGAGGTTTCGTTTGAACTGGAATATGACCCGGCGCTGGACACCCATAAGGGCAGCGGCGCGAATTCCATCCCCGGGATTCTGCTGGCCCGCGTCAAGCGCAATTTCAAGATCACTTTCCCCGATGCCAGCGAAATTGCGTTCGCTGCGCTGGTGACGGAGTTTGAGCCGGACGCGCCTACGGGCGGCACGCGGAAGGCTTCGGTGAAGATGCAGGTCAGCGGCGCGGTGGCTCTGCCGTGAGGAGGCTCTGATGGCTGAAGACGCAAAAAAGCAGATGAAGGTGCTTTCGCGGGACGACATTCGTGCGCTGGATGACAGCGTGCGGGTGCCGGTGGAAATTCCGGAGTGGGGCGGCGTGGTGTATGTGCGTTCGATGACCGCGCTGGAACGCGACCGGTTCGAGGCTTCGCTGATTGAGATGCGCAAGGGAAAGCAACGGCTGAACCTGGACAATGCACGCGCCCGGCTGGCCGTGATGGTGTGCGTGGACGAAAACGGTAAGCCGCTCTTCCAGCAGAGCGACGTGGGCTGGCTGGCGGCCAAGAACGCCGCAGCGTTGGACCGCATTTTCGAAGTGGCCAGTGATTTGAGCCGCCTCAGCGCAGATGATGTCGAGGAACTGACAAAAAACTAAGGCGGAACCCCCAGCGCTTGTTTGCCTTTCGGCTGGCGCTGGCGCTGGGGGTTCCCAACCCTGATGACCTGCTGGCGCAGATGGATGCGCGGCTGTTCGACGAATGGCAGGCGTATTTTGAGGCGGAGCCGTGGGGCACACAGGCGCAGGATGTGCGCCTGGCGATGCTGCTGCAAACACTGATTGCGGTGAATGCGGCGAAATCGTCGGATATGCCCAGGGTAGAGGAACTGCTGCCGACGTGGTCGCGGCAGATGCTGCGGGCGGCCCAGGAGGCGGAGCGCGAGGCGTCAGAGGATACTGAGCAACCAGCGTGGAAAGCATGGAAGGAATCGCTGAGTATCCTTGCGCAGTTACCAAAGAGGTGATGGGATGGCATCGTTAGCGAAAATCACCGTCCGGCTGGTTTCGGACATTACGGAGTTTGACCAAGGGTTGCAACGTGCTGAGACGAAAGCGAGCGCGTGGGCCTCGCGCGTCACAAAGATGGGCAAACGGCTGACAATGGCAGCAACGTTGCCGATTGCGGGCTTTTTGGGATATGCGCTGGATAAAGCATCTGACCTCTATGAGTCGGTAAATAAAGTGCAGGTGGTCTTCGGCGATGCGGCGGATGAGGTGCTACGATTTGCTGATAACTCCGCCTTGGGATTGGGAATGTCGCAACAAGAGGCCTTGGAAGCAGCGTCCACTTATGGCAACTTGTTCGAAAGCGTGGGGGTGATGCCATCTGCGGCGGAGAAGATGTCACTTTCGCTGGTGCAACTTGCTGCTGACCTGGCGTCGTTCAACAACCTTTCGCCAGAGGAAACCCTGGCCAAGCTCAAGAGCGGGTTGGTGGGTATGGCCATGCCGCTGCGGGACG
The sequence above is drawn from the Chloroflexota bacterium genome and encodes:
- a CDS encoding phage portal protein, translating into MGMMEDLRMADTMALLDRAVAALRTQGRRQRAYWEYYEGDQPLLYVTESVRNYFRSRARSQLRFVENWVSVVVASVLERIHLQALHHTNPKVDAVLQRLLAEGDVVGLSYDVHEQALATGEAYLIVWPSLTDMQQRMPRPFFQVPGSVVALVDNEDATRMVAAAKWWKDSEGFVRLTLYTPEALYRYRSRARAAGSDSGEDITDARAFAPYGTETAPAVEANPTGRLPVVRFQTHKAAATPEYLKAAPAQDMLNKTLADQMVTGEWGAFPQRYIVTNADLSQLESKPAGLWEIPAGVEGVEPTKVGQFDPADLSNYTKVIEHFVAAIAAISRVPSYYLRAGGETPSGEALRLMDSVLVHRAKARMAAFAPAWKQVARLMLAFEGVQADLADLQVEFADPAVTFPDKVADARAKNRQAGMPLTSILREEGKPEAFIRQVQDDLLEERQEASLEAGLAQLLAGRAE
- a CDS encoding phage major capsid protein; this encodes MAYNDAITRTDADALIEESVANQIFESMATDSMIMRLGTRLADMPAHVHRLPVLSLLPTAYFVNGDSGLKQTTKMAWENKYITAEEIAAIIPIPEAVIDDASYPIWDQVRPQVAAALARVFDSAVLFGVNAPSTWPGGLFQGTVDTSHVVNLGDITTDPKLYTAIFDEGGVLAKVEDSGYLVSGHIGAISLRAKLRGLRDTNGNPLFVRAMQEGTRYELDGEPIEFPRNGAWLTSLTYSGNTYTNPLLISGDFTQLVWSFRQGLRWKLLDQAVIQDGSGNIIYNLAQQDMVALRVTVRLGWQLPNPVNPVDGSANRYPFAALAESVAAAA